ccaaatttgttaaaacttggtacacaggttcataaaaaatgttcaaatagttaaaaaatttgcacatatttgtattttatcaaagttcaaatttttaaaaataattcgaagAATAATAAGAAAACTTTACATACTTTTTCTAGTCATATCTTATATAAAACACAGGGACTTTAGTTTACTGATTAAGTAtcgtttattataatttttcgaaggaaaaattataataaatgatattttaatgatattttttgtacatttttctaaGGACGATTTGTTAAGCTATATCCTGTATTAATATGAGTATTAAAAGCTTATTACAGGTATAAGTTTCAAAAACagatacaataaaataaattttctgaaatatttttaactacAGAAACCTGAAAAACAAATCTCTTcaatagttattaaaaaaaagcgaagttaatttgtaatttctacaatacaatgttgtatattttaaattatgtatgaGTTCATATAAGTTCTTAAAAATTACTTGTACTTCCTTCAAATTACTTTTGTTGCAGTAACCCTTCGTGTTGCCTTCTTGctaagaaaaataagaaatacaCCAACAATATAGAGCGCATAAATTACAATTCTGAATTGACTCGTCTTCCTGTCACTGAAACTACAACATAAAGTTTATCCttcaaagaaaaattcaaagaaaaaacatttacacAACAATGGAACTGGCTGAGAGCAACAATGTAGACGATGTCATATTAAAATGATTACAATGACATTGtagatgttgttgctgttgtagtcGTCGTCTACCTTTCAActtgattataaaaattttcagtttttttttctcgttACTCACTTACAGCTTTTACTTAATTTTGGTTTTATCTCATCTGTATTCATGCTTATAACTTATTTCCGACTTTAGCGAAGAAAGGAATGTAAAAGAGCGCAAAAAACAGACTGAAATAAAACGAAAAGTCAAATGAGAAGTTGTAAAACTTAATGTACTTTTTCATATGATTATTTTCCTTTTCTTAAGAGCAAGACAAGAAAAGgagaataaaaaaatgtttagactAGAGTAAGAAAGTTACGTGAATGTAACTTTTTcttgtaagtaaatttttaagtattatcGCTGATATGTTTGTTGCTGTCTTCCTTTCTTGTCGTTACAGATTGTACGTCCTGTGAACGCGTTCCTCATTGTTGATGTACAAAATGACTTTATAAGTGGTTCCTTGGATATAAGTAATTGCAGTGCACAACAAAAAGGACATGAGGTAagtttcttttacttttttttactagattttttgttttttattttaattcgagataaactttatatttttgggGAAGATTTTTTCAACATAATGGGGATGATGATTTTGTTTATGGCAGAGTGGGGgagataaaaataaacataatttaccATATTTCCTTTCCTTATGAGATTGTGTGTTTGATATTGACTTCCCAAAATACCTTTATGATCTTTATGTCAGGCATTGAAATTGAGgggtttgaaaatgtttggaaTCTTAGTGTACGTTTTATGCATAATATTGGCAATACGAAATTTTATCTATTCAATGAAGGTTATGTTAGGTTGGAGGAAGACCTTACAGATATTTGTGTGCATTAATAATATCATATATGTTGATATACATATAGTGAGATCTCAGAGGTGCAGAATCCACCATTGAAGTCAGCGTTGCCATTTTGGGCTTCTCCTACCGAATTTGATAGAAAAGCCTACCAATTGGCACAGGCCCATCACAAAATCCATACGTGTTATCCGTGGAGACATAGTGCCAGATTTAAATCTGAAATATTCTCAGTGACTGAAGCAGCAATATCACAATCTACATACATAGTCGAGCTTCAGTCACTGTGAAGATCTCAGATTTCAATCTGTAACTATTCATCTCCCTGTCCCAGTATCTTTCTTCGAGACATTCGTGTATACCACAATATCATTCAGATTTCGAGTAGTAATTAAAATTGCTTGTTTCGCACATTATTATATTCAAAGGCAATGTTTTCCGCGAATGATACTTCTTTCTGCAGCCATGATGCAGCATATTTATGCGTTATTCATTAACATAAAATGGATGGTATTATGTTGTTCACGAAACTCTGTGAAGTAGCGGTGTTGAATTCCTGTTATAATGACATCCAGTTGTCTGATTGGAAAATTGTACGTCATGCAGGTGAATATGTTAAGGAAATCTGTAGAACCCAATTGCATAGGACATTTTGTATGATAATTGCTGATGAATAACTAataattcatacaaattatCGACTTTgagttcattcattcataaattaGACAGGAGTGGAAAAAGGATTTCATGTAGTGAATTTCATAGTTTAACTCAGcttaattacacagtgcaacacgaaaaaaataaccatatacgcaCACCACTAAGACCAACAAAAAAGGCCAGTTtatcccagttttgcccaaagtcatgcacttatttatgggcccccaaagttttagggcctcggtgtcatttttacaaaaaagttatcattttctcaggctcatatcttgcaaacagttcgaaattttgatttactctctgaggcaaattgtgaacatatgaaatcaaaaaaacttcatcttcaagatcaaaatcgcaaaaaactttaaaaaattcgattttgttttacctttttcccctgttcaggccCATAGTTAGCAAAcctttcaaaattcaaggaaacaattaactacaaaaatgtacctaaaatctcaataaacaactttcttgaacatatgaacttcttaggaatgattcttaaaaCCATTTGgctaggtcaatataagttagtaagaaaaaactaaaggaattacgtgttatttattataaactaaagcatacttttaggcagctgttaaaaaaaatgatttctaaatttatttagaaagttttttgcgattttgatcttgaagataaagtttttttgattttatatgttcataatttttgttcattatgacaagggctaccaCTTTGCcacagagagtaaatcaaaattccgaactgtttacaagatatgagcctgagaaaataaataaataaaaaaaattacaccgagaccccaaatctttgggggctataaaaaatgtatgactttgggcaaaacttggAGACACGGATCttctttttggtcttttatcacatactggtgtccgtatatggttatatttccatgacttaaaataTTACACGCAGAGTTATTTAACAAAAGACTTtacgaaaattaaattttagatcCATTTCATCATGCTATTAGTTATTGTGAATTTCAAGATATTCTGGAACAGGGTGGGATATCTGAGAGTTTCGAAGCCAGATGACGGTCTCAAGGATTTATTTCTCGGTCCTTCTAGGTGGTGTGAATAGTGGGCTTTTTCGACGGACATTTGTGCTGTACAATACTACAATTGGTGTGAAATGTTCATGTAATGTTTAGGGTCAGATAAGTGATATATGACAGCTACCGAACTCTTACAATTAAACAGAAGTTCTTCAGGTTTCTCCAGTGATCTGGGAATTAGTACTACGAATCCCACGGCTTCGATTGTAAGAGCGGTAACTATACGAACGGAGAATAGATTGCAGTGACATTTTAGAAATAATATTGAAGTGATAGATGACAAAATATAAATGCCACCATGGTCTTCTCTGGTTAATCAGATCCTAGAAAATACAGAACTCGTAGGTTAGTTTTATTAGGCTTTCCCATTGACTGCTCACATACTTGGATCATTCAGCTGCGGTCCCGTTGTGATACCTAGAAATAAAAGGTATGCGATGCTCTACAACCGTCTCCTACTTCTTCTTCTTCTCACAAACTTCTGCTGAAGTCATAAAACTCGTAACTCATATTCGAAGTGTCAAAGGTCGATCTAATTAGCCTATATTGCGATTTTATCATGTTAGTAAATATTATTGAACTCCAACTCAGTTTCTACAGCTATGTATGCCCATTAGCCAGTATTATACCTGATGTCCAAGCTTTCCAACATGATTTGGCTACTCGGAGTATTGATCTGGTAAAAGTGCTGCACAGTAATTTTCACGAGGAATGTGATGAAGCGTAGCTTGTTGTGGACTGTGATTTTGGTTAGTTATCTTAGTAATCATTGCAAAGGCTTTCATGTAACTGTAAGATAATGGTAAAGAATTACAAATCCATTGCCGGCATGTGGACAAATTCGATCGAAttcattgttttttatatatggagtttcaTATACAAGCAACGATCTTATTGTCGAGAATGTCATAACCCATATATATGTAGGttgattaatttttatgtttttttgtaattttaaatgaaatataaaaaaaatcagtagtATGATATCGATCTAGGCGGCCAGTTGACAGATCCGGAATTCGAAATTCACCAAAATAATTACTCAATAAAGTCATTGTGGCTCGAATTGCATGAACAACATTTCTCATAGAACTTTGGTTTTCGTAAAGCAGCTGAATATGTTTGGATACGTTGTTGCTGTGTGAGTCTTTCCTGGATGATTTGTCAAACCAAACAACTTCCTAAACCCCCAtacatcagaaaaatattttattttcaataaataacaagtaagagagctatattcggctatgccgaatcttatatacccttcaccaaattacacttcaaaacaaaaattttaaatgtttttaggtaaacaaaattttattttttttttccaaagttttttaattttttggaaaatttttttttcgatttgttttttttttaatttttattttaatatttagcgaaaaaaaatattggtgaaaaaaaaattcgggttaaaaaatattttttccgattttgacccattgtatgtccaacttactatggtcttatatacgtcattgcaaaggtctttgaaatatctatcgatatcgatatccatattgtctatattttgACCTATATAGTAATCAAgctataggtcaaaaatcgaggttgtcctggttttttccttatatctcagccatttgtggaccgattttctcgatagcaactagagatattgatgtatgaatcgtgtatgtaagttattttagtcggaaatgaaaaatgtagaaattacaaacggaatgacaaacttatatatacccgtctcacgaaggtgaagggtataaaaagatacCAACATATTGTTGGTGGGTATCTAGATTCgtaacagccgaatataacactattgcttgttcttaattttttattctaaattgaaaaatgttattcattcgaataaaaatttattttcttcctcgattattcgaatgacaaccctGAGCGGCAGAAAGAGTTTGaggaagaacaaaaaaaagtaaaaacgatTAATGAAACTTGAAATTTGATACTTATTCCAAAATCTCGTGTGCACTGCACCTTATAGATTGTGTTTACTTCTAGTCGTACTTTTGCATGTAAAAAGTGTAAAGTAGAATTGTTACATGTAGTATATTTGCTGTAaactttatgaattttttgtttgtttatgaaCGCGACTGGTACAAGTTGTCTACTTTGccgttttgttgtttatttatttgtttgcatgttgtatgtgtgtatgtatgtactatatGATGTGAACTTTGCAACGGAACCGGATATATTTTACTTATATGTATCACTTCCGTACGTCTGTTTATGTGTACACGAGTGTGTTGGTGTATACAACAGATGTATACAAAACCATGTGTGTAAGTAGAATGTCGGATATGTTTTACACTATTAATACTGGTGCTTtagtttgtgtaattttttgtttcttttcacAATTTAgttgatattaaaatttgtcaaaGTTCATACTTTAGACTTCCTCCAACGTCGCTTCACTTTGACTGTTATTGTTATTGCTGGTATTGGTGTTGATTGTATGCTTTGTGTCTGTGTCTTCAATATATTGAGAATATTGGGTGGGTTTAATATGAAAAGCTTTCAAAGAAACATTAGGAAAATATTTGGTATAGCTATGAACAAAAGTAcatacacacagagaaaacagattcgtagtagcaaccgaatttgttgccaatcgaatgattctaccttagcggccgaattttacagttgtggctacaaactTTTAGTAGGGGTAGCAAAGTTTGGTTGCtgcaaccgaaattcttctttatcaactgtcTTTCTGTTGACAAAACCGACAAATTCTAtttgtgtgcaaccgaatcattcgattggcaacagattcggttgctactacgaatctgttttctctgtgcatttATCCAGGAGGATGTTAAAGCCAAATTCAGAAATATGAATTAAAGACACTCAAAAATTACTTGAAAACTGCCGTGTCTCTAAAAATGgtcattataattaattattctgTGTTCATttatgttcatttaatatttgtttgcttgtagtaattaaaaacttttcctTTAATCCCCAGATATTGGAGCCCATTAATAATCTTTTGGACACTGTTGAGTTCGATGCCATTTTCTATTCATTTGACTGGCATCCCAGCGATCATGTGTCATTTATTGACAATGTTAAAATGAGACCATTAGATGAAAATTCACCCGTAAGCAAGAAATGAAAATTCCCAAATTACTTGGTTAGTAAATACTTACTTAAATAATCCCCAGGTTGATGCCGATTCAGCACAAGTATTCGATACCGTGGTATTTGCCGGACCACCACCCATGAAACAGCGTCTGTGGCCACGCCACTGCGTTCAAGACTCTTGGGGCGCTGAACTGCACAAGGATCTGAAAGTGGTCGATAGTGGTGTTAAGGTGTACAAGGGCACTAATCCAGAAGTGGATTCCTATTCAGTATTTTGGGACAACAAAAAACTCTCCAACACCACACTCAATGTCCAGCTAAAGATGAAGGGTACCACCGACATTTATGTCTGTGGCTTGGCCTACGATGTGTGTGTGGGTGCTACTGCTGTGGATGCTTTATCGGTGGGTTATCGCACCATCTTGATTGATGACTGTTGCCGGGGCACAGATATTCATGATATCGAACATACCAAGGAGAAGGTGATGAGCAATCATGGTGTGGTTGTGCACTCGAATGAGGTAAAGCttttattgcttttaaaaaagcCATTCTTAAATTAGCCAACTATTTGTCTTTTAGGTCAAAGCCATGGTTGAGGGTAGAGATCGCCGTCCAGAATTGGGCTATAAGTTGGCCATGGAATTGAAAAATCCCGATTCCGTTTTATCTCAGCGCAGCAATGGCATACGTTCGGTGGAATAAATAactggtttatttaaaaaagcacaaaatactaaatttaaatCTCTAAATGACCTTAATGCTTGCCTTTCCGCCTCCCTTGAAGCTATATACTAATTTACTTACTTATTAACTTATAGTACTTAATGTTAGTTACTTAATTTACCTAAATATTAAACTATATAGTACCTTCCTTAAGGTACGtttattttacgaaatatttgacgaaaactGCGCAACCActattttcagaaaatgtatATTCAATATTAGATAACTTTTATAAGAGCCAACAACGTCAAACTACATAAAAATAATcttatattgaatattttctatactgaaactttgtaatttaaataaatatttgttcaaataaaatataaatgtgaGCTTTTTGGTGGTGGcgcttttttttgtcaaaatatttcaacaatgtGAACGCACCTTTACTAACATATCattattttttagcttttaacaaatttcaccTCCATTCtctgtaataattttttaagtgaaCAATCAATGTTTActattttgtagttttaattCGTTGCTGAAAACGAAACACCACTTTACTAGATCACTATCTTCAATTTATGCTTAAGCAACTTCATTCAATTCAACCTTAAATAATTGTATTTATTGTCTTAATAACTTTATTGTACTCGTTAAGGCATTTGATATGCACTTGGATAATTGTTTGTTTAAGTTaatttaacaagaaaaaaatacaaaatattttaatggatATTATTTAACAATTAGAATTTGAAATAAAAGACATACACctaataaactaaataatttaaaggttttttaatacatataattATGATTACAAATGCCGATACTAAACTGCAATCGGTCGAGAGCGAcgcttttttattataccctccaccagcACAAGTGGTAAatgaatatataagtttgtcattccgtgtgtaacatggGAAATATTCATTTGagaccctacaaagtatatatgtatattaaggtgggtaaatttttttggtcaacagGAGTATAGCAAAAACGTAATCtacgaaaaattctaagaaaatttccccaagaaactatgggtctaaaatcaaaaaattggtCCCTACacgtttaagaaatttcactgtccaacaaattgagactttttgattggaacagaatagcgaccctataattctgaaagggcatgttgagtagatcatttttgtagaataaacttatagtcctgctgaactgatttttttacaatgggtgaaagttttaattgtttgaacgaagggagcattatatgtactaaataaaaaaaatttctaagtttatgtctgacagaattctTATTGTAAGAGTTATATAgtggaattttatgaggatacttgttgtggaagatcttaaccctctatctccacTCTTTAGGGGGctatttgacccttttttcgagaaaataaaaaaaaattccttttgtacgttttttaatataatgcGTGAAAAAATCTGTTACACTAAAATGTCTGTTAAGTCAGAatgtgtttgaattcaaaatttacattcatgaaaaaacgtacaaatttgtcaaagggggcaTGGTTTGTGGAACATCttaggagtaaataaaggcattttatataagtatttgatacagttgaaaacattatgacttgaggattgatattttagtaaaactaaataattttataaaattttgggacttcatttaccttaaaaacatattatgattttctacaaataaaaatataaaatttgacttaatgtAACATTTTAGCAGTTAAAgataacataacaaaatttggagccaatatagactcaaatgtccttaaatcattGGCATTagcatattttacattttttattttcaaataccgaaaatGTGTtcgaaaaactgatttttttccgaaaagtgcctactgtgaccttatttaccgtgtgatagttaaaacacttagtaagtatttaagaaacatatggggttgtacaaatatggagctttttcgtggatccgttctttgcctttttagaattttttactcaaaccgaattttttttttaaaaattggccaagtttggctAGTTATGGTTGGTGATATGtccacttaagtgagccaaatttttctttacatgcttttgcattaagttatctttccatatcatataaaaattctatatagtcccgaagaaaatttttttctacaaaagaaaaaatgtataggcttttttttgaaaaaacgtaaaaaatacggccctttttacaagttccatcTTTGGATgggtataactttttatagggaacagataactgttagcaatttatttttgttttatttagaattttatatctgatattttaaaaattaatttcgaccCTCCCTatgcccgccatatctaaaaaaacataaaaagatcgagtaaattaaaaaaaataaatcaataaacctgaataccAACCTAAGCGTATTTTTGTAGGCCTTCTCAaggaatatttataattaaaatttcagctcattcggatcataaatggatttttgccgatttgctttttaaaatttgagacccaaggtgaccaactttgaggggttACGCACTGGCCCCAttatcgctaggaagctgaacaaacgtacaTCAAGTCGAaatcacctcagctcaaaccgtgtgcaattttgtaataatgcctccaatatttcccaagataccgaattatttccaaaaaaaaaaaagatttctaaaccactgtgcctCGTAGTGCAAGACCTTGACCAATAGCAATATAATATCGATTTGTTTTTGAGATACTCACGATTTTCATCGATTTGGTTAGAATGGTGCTGTAAACTTTATCGTGTATGTTTTCAGTAACtgagctttagaaaattttatagccTTGAAGGCACTGGATATGTTTTGCAGATGATTATTACAACGTTAGCTTAACGGTAATGGTAGTCGAGCTGAAAGGGTTTTTCTGAaagcttaacaaaaaaattcaatataaaattttaagtaatattCAGTGCTTTGTTTaattgaaatgaattaaaatatgtTATTGACTGCTTGTGTGGCTGCTGCATTTCAATAGGTCCAGTGTGCTTGATCaactgttggttttaatttcgtgcgaaataaGTGCTGCTATTTCGAagtttcacatgtttttcacaatAAGAACATAGTACtggtttttcgaaatttttacgACCTTTCAAATcccaaaaaatatgtaaaaatgtaaaaaatataaaaaatataaaaatttaccttgtcACTAAAATAACATGTCTGTATAATCCATTTCAATTAGTAAATAAAATGGTCAAAGCATACATATCTCGGTTCAAATTTGTCAAAAGCGTATTATATTTTAGTGTCTATATACAATGATATTCTATAAAATAGGAGCTCACACTAATGAATATATTAATTGAAAAAGAGCAGTTTGTTTTTTACATGCATGGCACCACTAtagatataaatataattttgttagcatACATTTGGGCgcaatgaaaataattaatttttgacaaatttgttttttacattacGCACTTGTTCAACAATGTATTAActctaaattgtttaattttctctTTTTGGCAAAAAACAATACATAACACTATCTGCAGacaatgaacaaataaaatggATATGCAGCGGAATACAAGAACTGATGGATTTTCATAATATTGCGGAATTATCGTTAAAGAAACCTTTCTTAAGCATTAGAAAACTTGTCTCTCCTGAACACTTAAacgtttttgagttaatacagtattgttgaataagtgcgatatattttctgacaaaaaaattcccgtttaatatattgtaatactttttttaaatttattattaataattaaaacattgAATAACTAGATGTGacattttttaacttaaatttttaattaaaaaaatacaatttttggtcATTGTcggataaaataatatttaatacctaaatattattagtaatttttgaaGCCAGTTCagcaaataatacaaatttttaaaaaaagaaatattaaaaaaaattgctgcatttttgttaaaattagccATTTTCAAACACattgcaaaattttgaatttgattattttatttgccaaaaatttatcagaactaaaagaatatttttagaaaaatatttggagaAGCATTACCGAAGATATTTGcgaaagaccaaataaaatcaAAGTAAAACACGaagatttcaaaatgtttaaactatAATATACAATTTAACTAGTGAAATGAAcaggcatttttttaaattcccacaTGATTCGTAATAGGCTTTTACACTCTTTATCTCACCTTCTATTCCAACACATTTCGGTCATATATAATTTAGCAATCGGACCGGTAGCTTAGAAAATAAAGATTTACtaccatttttttttcgatatacccACTGTGCGCTGGACGTTTTAgctgtaaaaatattaatcataaaGCTAAAAGTTTTCAAATTAGTTTTCATGTCACAGCAAGAGAAGCGAAGagaaacaaaatatcaaaaaattgttttaacattttttaatatgtaaaaaatgtttgttcgtTCAATGGCTAGTTgttcttttttaaatgttaaaaggaCTCACTGACAGACTGATGGATGAATTGCTGTCATTTTTCATGTTTACACTCATCTAACAAACTGTTTGTCATGGACATACAGACATTTACACACATTAAACGTTTGAATATATCCCATCAAACATAAACGGAATTttcattatacatatgtatgtatatcaaaaataaattcaaaagctTCTTCAAATAAATTTCCAACATTTTGTTGGGAATGCTTTGCGcttaataatgatttttattttcaatttaaaatcaatCCTCTATGTTTGCTggacatatacatatgtacataatttatAAATAGGTACATATGTATTATGGTTCTatatagttgaaacaaaaattggatttttcaattgttgacattt
The nucleotide sequence above comes from Calliphora vicina chromosome 1, idCalVici1.1, whole genome shotgun sequence. Encoded proteins:
- the Naam gene encoding nicotinamidase; this encodes MDSPTPPIVIEDPNGSAMDACFTAFDKDGDDRLNLAEFSLICRALFRNDRGHIYDVPEDRLEQIFSVFDTNEDGHIDREEFKFCWNQWIKTIVRPVNAFLIVDVQNDFISGSLDISNCSAQQKGHEILEPINNLLDTVEFDAIFYSFDWHPSDHVSFIDNVKMRPLDENSPVDADSAQVFDTVVFAGPPPMKQRLWPRHCVQDSWGAELHKDLKVVDSGVKVYKGTNPEVDSYSVFWDNKKLSNTTLNVQLKMKGTTDIYVCGLAYDVCVGATAVDALSVGYRTILIDDCCRGTDIHDIEHTKEKVMSNHGVVVHSNEVKAMVEGRDRRPELGYKLAMELKNPDSVLSQRSNGIRSVE